In Solanum pennellii chromosome 3, SPENNV200, a single window of DNA contains:
- the LOC107013479 gene encoding uncharacterized protein LOC107013479, with translation MGSASHVDAGKKDLVKDVHRLARFGVRLEDSPNGGFWVHHNSNLSLVVKVKSKQHLDPSLIELKETVAYELRLPSELASVHPILDLSMLKKCIGDPEYILPIEGIDVDENLSYEEVPVEILDQQIQKLKNKEVASLMVVVKKEIPQMVMFSSYMK, from the exons atgggtagtgcaTCTCATGTTGATGCGGGAAAGAAAGACCTAGTCAAAGATGTccataggttggctcgttttGGTGTTAGATTAGAAGATTCTCCTAATGGTGGTTTTtgggtccatcataactccaacTTGTCTTTGGTGGTtaaggtgaagtctaagcaacaccttgatccatcATTGATTGAGTTAAAGGAAACG gttgcatatgagttgagattacctagtgagCTAGCTTCAGTTCATCCGATACTCGATTtatccatgcttaagaagtgcattggtgacCCCGAGTACATCCTTCCTATTGAAGGTATAGATGTGGATGAGAATctctcttatgaagaggttccggtggaAATCCTTGACCAACAAATACAGAAGTTGAAgaacaaggaggtggcttcc CTCATGGTTGTTGTtaagaaggaaattcctcaaatGGTGATGTTCAGCTCTTATATGAagtaa